ACCATGGAATGCCAGACGATCTTGTTGGCGGTCGAGGTGCCATTGATCACGAAAAAGGTGTGATCGGCGCCGAAGTTGCGAGCCGCTCGCGCTTCCGCCTCAGCCAGCGGGCCAGTGTGATCGAGCAGCGAACCGAGTTCCGGCACCGACACCGACAAATCCGAACGCAGGGTATTTTCCCCGAAAAACTGGTGAAACGCCTGCCCTACCGGGCTCTTGTGATACGCCACGCCGCCGCCATGCCCCGGCGTGTGCCAGGAATAATTGGAGTCTGCGGTGTGCTGCACCAACGCCTTGAAGAACGGCGGCAACAGGCCGTCCAGGTACTTGCGCGCCGCGCGGGCAACCTGACGGGCAAGGAATGGCACGGTGTCTTCGAACAAATAGAGAATGCCGCGCAGCTGATTGAGCTCGGCCATGGCGTCGGCCGGGGCGTTTTCCAGGGTGACTTGCTCGCCCAGGGCGAAAATCGGCAGCTCCGGCGCCCGAACCCGCGCCAGGCGAATCAGTTCGGCCATGTTGTGCAGAAGATGCGCGTGGGTGCTGGCGTCTTCGGCGGCAATCAACATGCAGGCAAGGCCGTGATGGGTCGAGGCGACCAGACGCCCCTCGGTGTAATCGACCGCCGAAACGATACTGAAACCTTCCTGCTCCAGCTCCCGGGCAATGCCACGCACACGATCACCGGCAACGGTGTCGGCCTTGATGTCGCGGTGGACGATCAGGACCGGGAATTTCAAATCTTTATACATGAGGCTCGGCGTCCTGAGGCGGCAGACCGTGGCCTGCCAATCACCTCAGGGTAGAGGGTTGGAGCGCATGTGGCGAGGGGGATGCCCTGAAGTGGGCCGGCCGGCGCACCATCATGTGGCCAGCAAACTCGGTGTCGAGAAAGATACCTGTGGCGAGTGAGCTTGCTCCCGTTGGGCTGCGAAGCGCCCCCCCGCTGCATTCGCTCGGAACCATATTGGCAGGATTTGCGACTGCTGCGCAGTCGAGCGGGAGCAAGCTCCCTCGCCACAAAAAACCTTCCGCTCGAAGGGACTCAGGCCTGGGCCTTGGCCTCGGCCAATTGCTGCCACAGCGACGGCGCGCCGGCGGATTTGGCGATGGCTTCCAGGCGCGCAACGTGTTGGGCCAGATCCTCTTCACTGGCGCGGATGATCCGGGTCGGCTGGCGATCGGCCGGCAGACGACGGATTTCCGTGGCGGAATTATCGGCGCCTTCGCCCGAACCGTTGCCATCGGACGCGTTACCGGCCAGCGACAGGCTGGTCTGGCCGCCGGTCATGGTCAGGTAAACGTCGGCGAGAATCTCGGAGTCGAGCAAGGCGCCGTGCAGTTCACGGCCGGAGTTGTCGACGCCATAGCGTTTGCACAAGGCGTCGAGGCTGTTGCGCTGCCCCGGGTGACGTTCCCGGGCCATTATCAGGGTGTCGAGGATCGTGCAGTGTTGTGTGATGTCCGCGCGATCGTGCTGGCCCATCAGGGCAAATTCGTTGTTGATGAAGCCAACGTCGAACGCCGCGTTATGGATGATCAGCTGTGCGCCCTTGATGAACTCGAAAAATTCATCGGCCACTTCAGTGAAACGCGGCTTGCCCACCAGAAATTCGTTAGTGATGCCGTGGACGCCGATGGCGCCTTCGTCACTCTCGCGATCCGGTTGCAGGTAAACGTGGAAATGCCGGCCGGTCAGCCGCCGACCGATCAACTCGACACAACCGATTTCGATAATCCGGTGGCCGTCGGTCACCGGCATGCCGGTGGTTTCGGTATCGAGTACAACGGATCTGGTGGCCATCAGTGCTCAGCTCTCAACGGGTCAATCGTGCAAAAGCGGCGATGTTAACACGCTCGCGGGGGTCTTTCAGATAGACCGTGTTACGCCGGAATCAAGCCTGCTTGTACCCGCGCACTTCATCCACGCCACGGTTGGCCAGTTGGTCGGCCCGTTCGTTGCCATGATGGCCGATGTGCCCGCGCACCCATTTCCAGGTGACGTTGTGGCGGTTGACCTGCTCGTCGAGCAGTTTCCACAGGTCGGCGTTTTTCACTGGTTCCTTCGCGGCGGTTTTCCAGCCGCGTTTCTTCCAGTTGGCCATCCACTCGTTGATGCCTTTCATCACGTACTGGGAGTCGGTCACCAGCAGCACGTCGCAAGAACGCTTGAGCTCTTCCAGGCCACGGATCGCCCCCATCAGCTCCATGCGGTTGTTGGTGGTGTTGGCTTCGCCGCCCCAGAGTTCTTTTTCAACGCCCTTGCACACCAGCAACGCGCCCCAGCCGCCTGGGCCAGGGTTGCCCTTGCAGGCGCCATCGGTGAAGAGTTCTACGCTATCGCTCATGCCAATCTATCCAGAAAATGCGCTGGCTCGCCGATCGGTGACCGACGATGCCCGAGGCCGGGGCATACCCGGCCGGGAATATAAAAAAGTGTATTACGGTTCGATGTGACGACGATTGACCTTGGCCATCGGCAACGGAATCAGCTTGCCCATCGGCTCGCGCCGTACCTGGCGCACCGGCCGCAGCCCCACCACGATCTTGCGCGCGACTAATAAATAGAAGCCGCCACCCGACAATTGCCAGTCACCGGCCTTGCGCTCCCAACCGGCCAGACGAGCTTGCCAGGCAGGTGACGCAAGCGGCGGA
The Pseudomonas sp. GR 6-02 genome window above contains:
- the dnaQ gene encoding DNA polymerase III subunit epsilon, with product MATRSVVLDTETTGMPVTDGHRIIEIGCVELIGRRLTGRHFHVYLQPDRESDEGAIGVHGITNEFLVGKPRFTEVADEFFEFIKGAQLIIHNAAFDVGFINNEFALMGQHDRADITQHCTILDTLIMARERHPGQRNSLDALCKRYGVDNSGRELHGALLDSEILADVYLTMTGGQTSLSLAGNASDGNGSGEGADNSATEIRRLPADRQPTRIIRASEEDLAQHVARLEAIAKSAGAPSLWQQLAEAKAQA
- the rnhA gene encoding ribonuclease HI, encoding MSDSVELFTDGACKGNPGPGGWGALLVCKGVEKELWGGEANTTNNRMELMGAIRGLEELKRSCDVLLVTDSQYVMKGINEWMANWKKRGWKTAAKEPVKNADLWKLLDEQVNRHNVTWKWVRGHIGHHGNERADQLANRGVDEVRGYKQA